The following coding sequences lie in one Rutidosis leptorrhynchoides isolate AG116_Rl617_1_P2 chromosome 4, CSIRO_AGI_Rlap_v1, whole genome shotgun sequence genomic window:
- the LOC139845104 gene encoding SKP1-like protein 1B, with the protein MSSSTTKVFVLKSSDGETFEVEEAVALQSQTIKHMIEDNCADTIIPIPNVTSKILSMVIQYCKIHAESPKNDKKSEDDLKTFDADFVQVDQDTLFDLILAANYLDIKSLLHLTCQGVADLVKGKTTEEIRKLFNIKNDFTPEEEEEVRLENAWAFD; encoded by the exons ATGTCGTCGTCGACAACTAAGGTGTTTGTTCTGAAAAGCTCCGACGGAGAAACCTTTGAAGTTGAAGAGGCGGTTGCGTTGCAATCACAAACGATTAAGCATATGATTGAAGATAATTGTGCTGATACTATTATTCCGATACCTAATGTTACTAGTAAGATCTTATCGATGGTAATTCAGTATTGTAAAATTCATGCGGAGTCACCTAAGAATGATAAAAAGTCCGAAGATGATTTGAAAACGTTTGATGCTGACTTTGTTCAAGTGGATCAGGATACGCTTTTTGACCTAATTTTG GCTGCTAATTATCTGGACATCAAGAGCTTGCTGCATCTGACATGTCAAGGTGTGGCGGACCTGGTAAAGGGCAAGACCACTGAAGAGATTCGCAAACTTTTTAACATCAAGAATGATTTTACACCAGAGGAAGAAGAGGAGGTTCGCCTAGAGAATGCTTGGGCATTTGATTAA